One Nocardia iowensis DNA window includes the following coding sequences:
- a CDS encoding acyl carrier protein, translating to MATDVMEQLLELFAEVVGEPAAHGPDTVRADMDTWDSLAQVRLVYAVERAFAVELPESTLTSEPSLADIAAAVAAARQERVS from the coding sequence ATGGCTACTGATGTGATGGAGCAGCTGCTCGAGCTGTTCGCCGAGGTGGTCGGCGAACCGGCCGCGCACGGCCCCGACACCGTCCGCGCGGACATGGACACCTGGGACTCACTCGCCCAGGTGCGCCTGGTCTACGCGGTGGAACGCGCCTTCGCGGTGGAACTTCCGGAGAGCACGCTCACCTCGGAACCGTCGTTGGCTGACATCGCCGCCGCCGTGGCGGCCGCACGGCAGGAGCGGGTGTCATGA